From Pan troglodytes isolate AG18354 chromosome 11, NHGRI_mPanTro3-v2.0_pri, whole genome shotgun sequence, the proteins below share one genomic window:
- the ZDHHC12 gene encoding palmitoyltransferase ZDHHC12 isoform X2, with protein sequence MAPWALLSPGVLVRTGHTVLTWGITLVLFLHDTELRQWEEQGELLLPLTFLLLVLGSLLLYFAVSLMDPGYVNVQPQPQEELKEEQTAMVPPAIPLRRCRYCLVLQPLRARHCRECRRCVRRYDHHCPWMENCVGERNHPLFVVYLALQLVVLLWGLYLACPGVCGCGPAGSCSPPSCCCPSSRWWPACSSPRTSTWWPATPPPGNSSPHTASPISASAPATPSTEA encoded by the exons ATGGCGCCCTGGGCGCTCCTCAGCCCTGGGGTCCTGGTGCGGACCGGGCACACCGTGCTGACCTGGGGAATCACGCTGGTGCTCTTCCTGCACGATACCG AGCTGCGGCAATGGGAGGAGCAGGGGGAGCTGCTCCTGCCCCTCACCTTCCTGCTCCTGGTGCTGGGCTCCCTGCTGCTCTACTTCGCTGTGTCACTCATGGACCCTGGCTACGTGAATGTGCAGCCCCAGCCTCAG GAGGAGCTCAAAGAGGAGCAAACAGCCATGGTTCCTCCAGCCATCCCTCTTCGGCGCTGCAGATACTGCCTGGTGCTG CAGCCCCTGAGGGCTCGGCACTGCCGTGAGTGCCGCCGTTGCGTCCGCCGCTACGACCACCACTGTCCCTGGATGGAGAACTGTGTGGGAGAGCGCAACCACCCACTCTTTGTGGTCTACCTGGCGCTGCAGCTGGTGGTGCTTCTGTGGGGCCTGTACCTGGCATG CCCTGGGGTCTGTGGTTGCGGTCCAGCGGGCTCCTGTTCGCCACCTTCCTGCTGCTGTCCTTCTTCTCGTTGGTGGCCAGCCTGCTCCTCGCCTCGCACCTCTACCTGGTGGCCAGCAACACCACCACCTGGGAATTCATCTCCTCACACCGCATCGCCTATCTCCGCCAGCGCCCCAGCAACCCCTTCGACCGAGGCCTGA
- the ZDHHC12 gene encoding palmitoyltransferase ZDHHC12 isoform X3, with amino-acid sequence MAPWALLSPGVLVRTGHTVLTWGITLVLFLHDTELRQWEEQGELLLPLTFLLLVLGSLLLYFAVSLMDPGYVNVQPQPQEELKEEQTAMVPPAIPLRRCRYCLVLQPLRARHCRECRRCVRRYDHHCPWMENCVGERNHPLFVVYLALQLVVLLWGLYLACTRPLSPAPQVRPPVLPALGSVVAVQRAPVRHLPAAVLLLVGGQPAPRLAPLPGGQQHHHLGIHLLTPHRLSPPAPQQPLRPRPDPQPGPLLLWMALRVLGDALG; translated from the exons ATGGCGCCCTGGGCGCTCCTCAGCCCTGGGGTCCTGGTGCGGACCGGGCACACCGTGCTGACCTGGGGAATCACGCTGGTGCTCTTCCTGCACGATACCG AGCTGCGGCAATGGGAGGAGCAGGGGGAGCTGCTCCTGCCCCTCACCTTCCTGCTCCTGGTGCTGGGCTCCCTGCTGCTCTACTTCGCTGTGTCACTCATGGACCCTGGCTACGTGAATGTGCAGCCCCAGCCTCAG GAGGAGCTCAAAGAGGAGCAAACAGCCATGGTTCCTCCAGCCATCCCTCTTCGGCGCTGCAGATACTGCCTGGTGCTG CAGCCCCTGAGGGCTCGGCACTGCCGTGAGTGCCGCCGTTGCGTCCGCCGCTACGACCACCACTGTCCCTGGATGGAGAACTGTGTGGGAGAGCGCAACCACCCACTCTTTGTGGTCTACCTGGCGCTGCAGCTGGTGGTGCTTCTGTGGGGCCTGTACCTGGCATG cACCAGGCCCCTGTCCCCTGCACCGCAGGTCAGGCCTCCGGTTCTTCCAGCCCTGGGGTCTGTGGTTGCGGTCCAGCGGGCTCCTGTTCGCCACCTTCCTGCTGCTGTCCTTCTTCTCGTTGGTGGCCAGCCTGCTCCTCGCCTCGCACCTCTACCTGGTGGCCAGCAACACCACCACCTGGGAATTCATCTCCTCACACCGCATCGCCTATCTCCGCCAGCGCCCCAGCAACCCCTTCGACCGAGGCCTGACCCGCAACCTGGCCCACTTCTTCTGTGGATGGCCCTCAGGGTCCTGGGAGACGCTctgggctga
- the ZDHHC12 gene encoding palmitoyltransferase ZDHHC12 isoform X1, giving the protein MAPWALLSPGVLVRTGHTVLTWGITLVLFLHDTELRQWEEQGELLLPLTFLLLVLGSLLLYFAVSLMDPGYVNVQPQPQEELKEEQTAMVPPAIPLRRCRYCLVLQPLRARHCRECRRCVRRYDHHCPWMENCVGERNHPLFVVYLALQLVVLLWGLYLAWSGLRFFQPWGLWLRSSGLLFATFLLLSFFSLVASLLLASHLYLVASNTTTWEFISSHRIAYLRQRPSNPFDRGLTRNLAHFFCGWPSGSWETLWAEEEEEGSSPAV; this is encoded by the exons ATGGCGCCCTGGGCGCTCCTCAGCCCTGGGGTCCTGGTGCGGACCGGGCACACCGTGCTGACCTGGGGAATCACGCTGGTGCTCTTCCTGCACGATACCG AGCTGCGGCAATGGGAGGAGCAGGGGGAGCTGCTCCTGCCCCTCACCTTCCTGCTCCTGGTGCTGGGCTCCCTGCTGCTCTACTTCGCTGTGTCACTCATGGACCCTGGCTACGTGAATGTGCAGCCCCAGCCTCAG GAGGAGCTCAAAGAGGAGCAAACAGCCATGGTTCCTCCAGCCATCCCTCTTCGGCGCTGCAGATACTGCCTGGTGCTG CAGCCCCTGAGGGCTCGGCACTGCCGTGAGTGCCGCCGTTGCGTCCGCCGCTACGACCACCACTGTCCCTGGATGGAGAACTGTGTGGGAGAGCGCAACCACCCACTCTTTGTGGTCTACCTGGCGCTGCAGCTGGTGGTGCTTCTGTGGGGCCTGTACCTGGCATG GTCAGGCCTCCGGTTCTTCCAGCCCTGGGGTCTGTGGTTGCGGTCCAGCGGGCTCCTGTTCGCCACCTTCCTGCTGCTGTCCTTCTTCTCGTTGGTGGCCAGCCTGCTCCTCGCCTCGCACCTCTACCTGGTGGCCAGCAACACCACCACCTGGGAATTCATCTCCTCACACCGCATCGCCTATCTCCGCCAGCGCCCCAGCAACCCCTTCGACCGAGGCCTGACCCGCAACCTGGCCCACTTCTTCTGTGGATGGCCCTCAGGGTCCTGGGAGACGCTctgggctgaggaggaggaagagggcagCAGCCCAGCTGTTTAG